AAAATCATCTGATTTTAATGAAGAATCCTGGGGCTTCTTCCTATCTAAAAGTATCTTTGAATGAAAAGAATGTTACTTAGGACTTTCCTTTTAAGTTAATTCACTTTACAAAAGTAGCATAATTAGCATTTGAATTAGTAATGGAAAATTCACCAACTTTAGACTATATATGgtgtttttttatttgcacCAATTTATATTAATTGCTTTTTCTACAAAATAAAATTCTTGTATTTCATGTTAAATTCCTTGAATATATATACGTACTATTATTGTGACAATGATGGATACTTATTCTATCAAGTCAAGAAGAAAATTAGGAAAGGGGATTAATCAAACATGTATTAAGATTCTTACTACTAATcatatcaatcaatcaatcataGATATATTCTTCATGGGATATTGGGATCATATGATATGATACACATGagtaactttatttattttttgtcaaaaattatcttttaaagttgtaatttattaaactaaacTATCTTTTACTTAGTGCTATATATTATCTATTAATTATATTGGGGGATTAGATCGGGTTAATAAAAAGTctgtttgattttttatttagaatataCATTTTAAAGTTGCAaagatatgaaattttttttattgaattttgtaaaaaattatcaaaGCAAAGGCTTGAAAATTACAAagtcatgtaaaacaaacaaaatgttGTGTAGTGAAAATAAAAGAGGTGTTTTATAAGGTAGTTTATTAGAAAACTTATTAAAATGaacttttttctttcttctaaAACTTTACAATTATAATGATGGGAATTGGGATAAACcataaaaatgtattttttttttatagtttctgaattaacaatataaaagaattgtattttatttctgTTGaagtaagtatttcatattttttatttttcatatatacaAATCTTGGTATTGATTATCACCTACCTCAGAAGTTCTCCACTGCTCATAGACTAcccttttaataaaaaaagtttttgaattaataaatttgtatttgttcatatttaaatttatcaaaatatatttcttttttatttgtttcacaatacttattacattattatttatgttgatCATAAAGTAACTTATGAATTGTCCTATATTTAcccttattttattactatttCATACCTCATTAGTTTTTACACTTTTTTCATTATCTAAGGACAATAATGGTATTTTGCTATTAATCAATTATTTCCTTAATACTTATATTAAGTTGAAATAGAGAAAATAGTATGTAATAGAGTCagtaaatatttactaaatagaaTAAGAAATATCTCTTTATTAATTCCGCCATTTTTGCTTAATTTGAACTTTTAATGTTTGTCTATACGAATGCGCAAGgatttttgctttattttttgagcaataataataacaaagtcAGAGTCAtaatttcaaaatattaatatcaactACATAAATTAAGATattagttaattttaataattgtcCATATGAATTTTTCCTCAAATCAAGATATATAAACTTTACATacttttacaaaatttaaaatcttattttACATTGCCTTTTGTTAGCTTTTACCAACTCTTCTAAGTGTATTATATCAAAAATGATGAAGTATCAAGAGTTAAATACGTAATAGGGAGTAAAACTATGTAAAAGCAAAGTTTTggcaatattttattttattttatattttatattttagtatTTGAACTTAGTTTCtagaaaataaaacatattaacactttaatgtcattaagtgactTTCAAGTCTCACTTCTGCAGACCAGGTTTGAAGACTAAATGTACGAAATTTTACCTTTGTTATTATTAACAAAAAGATAGTCTTCGATTGACTATTGGTAACAAATACCATCTGAAGCTTCAcataaataacaaatataaattatataatgaatcattttattttagttcatTATAAATCAAAGTTAAAGAATTTATATGGTATGGAATTGATTATCCCAAACAATGGTGAATGGTTACTACAACAcccaaatcaaataattaaaaaaaaaaaaaaaaaaaacaatagatGGATTCAATGAATTTACATTTGAAAAATAACGTAAGTAACCCTGAAACGTATTACTTCGTGCATGGCTCTTATTGCTATCAGCTACTACTATaaagtattattgttgttttcgtTTACTGTATATTGTGTTAATTCGAaagtatttaataattattgttttcatttcacCTTGATTTTGACTAACTAAGCTTTATTTTAcccatttaattttatttttagtcaacattttaattatttgaagattattattagaataaggttttttcccatttaatttattttaatcgaATCAGCAACAAGACAAGATTATTATATATAACGATTAATACAtagattttttataattaagagGTAAGGGGAATTCTCTATAGTTATGAGAGTGAAGAGAAGAAATCAATTTGTTTTATAGGTGATGAAAATCATATCAAATTTCTATCGTAAGAATGAAAAGATAGGTATTCAATTGCCAACCATGATTATCagaatgttttgattttttttataggcTTTTGCACTTTAGCTTTTTTACTTTCAGGTCagttgaaaaattaatttttaagtcaaaatcaaaatactaatcatagtagtgtttttttttattgttttttgatttttttccccaaattttaataaatagttTAAACAAATATTTCCAACTAGTTAATTTTATCAGTTTGCTTTTCGGCCAATATTAAATGTCCAACAAATGAAACTAACAAACAACTCCATGTAACAGTCACTTGTCATAGCTACTTAATACTTATATTGGAATCCTTagcttttaaaatattaatttgcacCACTTTACATATAATTAGTTTGCTTCAATCATTTTATacccttttcttttttaataagagtctcatcatttttcttttaatctcacttacaattttgatcttaatcacttatttttatcattcacttattttttgtcttattctccaatTCAGTTTCCCATTCTACTAAATTTCACGTAAAAATATTAGTACATTCTCATAGGTACAGAGAGAGTAGATTTGATGATCTTACTTCACATGACCGGTTTGGGCATTGCCTCATGTTACAACCAATTATGCCTTAGCAGAAGGCTTTTGCCAACAGCAAGAAGCAACGTTAGATATTAATATTTCTCCTTAAATGTAGAGTCTGATACATGACTTCCTTAATTAGCTAGCTTGTCTGTGTTTGACTTTCTTACATTCTGATTTCTGCCAATACCAATCAATATCTTCACTAAATATGCAATCCAACTCCATTAACAAGCAAACTACTCCTAATTGGTACTTAGTAATAGTAGTTAGCAAATTATTCTCCGTCTCTATGAGATTAAACCATTTCACTCAAATATGTGAGAGTTTTTCAAGTTAAATAGTACTATTATTTCAGTTTCCAATAGATttgaagcaaaaaaaaattgtgtgatttttaagaaatttataataaatgaaaatagagaatgaattgtgttgatgaaatgaaaaaagagttaaaatttatggatgagattaaaagaaagtggtgggaTATTATTTCtgatgcaaaatgagtgggTTTGATCAAAATGACAATTGATGCAAAATGAGTAGGACAGGGGAGTATAAGTTATCAGAAATCAGCATGAAAAGAGATTACGAGTttgaatctcaatcacccctcatttTAGTGGAGCGTCATGTTAAAGAGGTCGGGTCTGTGTTGCATCTACACTTCTAGTCTAAATTAAAGGACTCTCGTATGAAGAAGCGTTTTAGATTCCGTTTCTAAATGTTCTTcccgtttagaatattctattttgaaGAGAGAAAGTTGATTAAGATCtttaaaacatatatagatgataaaatatattcatgtgagatctcgctaaattcatcttaatatatacttttttattatataattgttataatttttcatgatgtgtatttaaagatattaaaacttaaaatttacattaaaaattatacaaaaagtaaacgagaatAAAAAACCGAAAAAAAGTATAACTTTTGATTAAGTTGATTCATTAGGTTTAACGTCATCCCATGTGAATTTTGATGACTAGTAGACTAAAGTATATACTTCTACGAGAGTGAAGAAGGAATTAAAGAGTAGGTAGTAGGTTTCCGTATTCCTTTTACTATAAATATTCTATTGAATGCACAGAGTGAGACTGCACGATTCAATCATAAATTCATACTCCAAGATCCTAATATGGTCGGCTGGGTAGGTCACTCATGCATTTAACCATTTCTATACTATTATTATATTCTATTATTATCTCTCCATTGAATCATTATTGCAATCTTAAAGCAAGCGAGGTTGGAAAAGAAAGGTTTAGATGAAACGGGTAAAGGAGTCTATTTGGCAAATGGTTATTAGTTAAAACTGTtagttaaaattattgattaGTTTGACTAACTGAAAGTATTGACTTATAACTCAGTTGTTTAAGTTAGctgtttggtaaaatttattTACTAATAATTGTTGGTTGTTTAGTAGAGAAAAGTAGGTTAAAAGTCAAAAGCTAAGAGTCGTTCTTGTGATTGATAGAAGATAACCTAAATGAACAATCATGACTAGCCAGGGTTACTCTCAAAAATACTCATTCGATAATTAAGGCCTAAAAGTCGTTCCTTTTTATGTTACATTGTATACTCAATTatataggtaattttttttttgttttttaatatggtatcagaagccagtgGGATAAGAGATTATAAATTCGAATCTCAACTTTTTCGTATTTAAAGTGTAATATTTAGCGTTAGGTATAAGGAGAGCATATGCTGCATCCACATTGTTATTCCAAAAGATTCTTATATGAGCGCCTTAGATGAATTTTAAAACTTAgggattgtgttgaaataacgGAGCCCTCAAAGCCTCACACATAAAGGATGATAGATCATTGCTTGATTCTATTAGTAGTTTTCTAGTTTTCTTCCACTCAAGTTGATTAGCTCATGGGTGTCATGATCACCTTTTTTACGTTcatatattcttgatttttatGGTGCTCGAGTTGACTTGATCCATTTTCGACCAGGATTAGGGTTTCTTCTCTCGTTTTTCCTATTTGAGTCAAGATCTTTCTTATATAGTGAGAGATTTAGTTTAGATCTTTATTTATTGTTTGCCATGGTATGAGATTGATTTGACTTTTATTGTttcttaatgtttttatttaagaGAGCATGGATCTTTTCTATCTTAAATCCCTTTTCAGAGTATTAGAaaacaaatttattgtttgagaTTGTTTTACCGATAGATGTTCtcttatataaattataagagtAACTTATAATGTATTTAGGGATATTTTATGTGATAATCCTGAATTTTCTGCTTTTCTATGTGaaagacaaatatttttttaatccacgTGGTGACTAGCTTGATCTTTGAACTCTCCATGTATTAGACAAAAAGAGaagtttttttgttaacttaaCGCTATTTTTGCCCAACGTAATGACAATTCTTTCAAAAAACAAACGTCATGATCACTCTAATAACCACATATGTCGAAATCCAGTCGAAATAAgaacttaatttaaccaaaaattttgatattttatttaccacattgaaaaattaaaagctCAAGATCACCAcgccaatttaaaaaaaacatttgtgaaaaagccaaaaactcatgGTCACCACATAAAATttaccatgtatttataattcaatattatttttgaaaattataagtcGTTAATGATAGTTATACATTTTGCAGAAGCTATTATAGATGCACACATGGAGGGTGTAATGTGAAAAAGCAAGTGCAAAGACTAACAAAAGATGAAGAAGTGGTGGTAACAACATATGAAGGCATACATACTCACCCTGTAGAAAGGTCCACTGATAACTTCGAACATATTTTAAAGCAAATGCACATTTATGTTCCTCCTTAATTAGATTTTACCTATACTTAATACCAACTATTTCCATACAATGATCTTCCATCAATATTAACATGGAAACATCTTTGTAGTAATCTtgccttttattttaataaataaatgttgtgAGCAAATATATGTTTAATGCATCAATTTGTATCTTTTTATTGACGTTATTTGGATTCGATTTTTTTTACTGTGTACAAGTTTGATATTAACTAATAATTTTACTATCATCAAAATTTAACGTGACAGCTTAATATTATATCAAGCTTATATATACTATAACTTTTATGTCTTGTTTGGAtgaaagaaaaagtaaaaaagaatTTAAAGGGATGGAAATCACCTTATTAGGATAGCAAAAAGGGAGGGAGAGGATTTTAAGGGAAGAAATTTGAAGGGATTAAGTGTTCATTTTATTAACATCTAAATCTTTCCATAAgagaaaaaatttgaaatgaaaatgaaattccTTTCTTTTGTCTTTCTTTTCTATATAAAcaatgtagttttttttttttttttttttcccttttcctttctttctcttcttttttttttttcctttgccttcttttcttttctctcttaaattgctatTTAAACATAGTGTTAAAAGAGAGAATGAAATATATCTAACTTTTGGTGTGTCCGGTTGTGTTGTTCCCAAGTAGGTATGTGCACTAGTATGAAGAGACTTAATGCTAGAAGAGGTCTACCAATGTAGGAATGTGCTAGTTTTGTCTACAAGTTTATGATCATCCTTGCCTATTCTAATCATTCTTTTTCATTAGAAAATTTATTCTTATCTATTATCATTTGAGAAGGTGATATTATGTGATAATAAAGAtcttgaaaaaaaatacatatttgaGGATGAAAGCTGCATTATACATAAAGTAAATTGCTAATGACATAGCACATTCCATCAAAATTAACACTAAACGTAattctcattaccatcatttGATACTTATAATGAAACAGAACATTAGTGTTTCACAAATATATGAAAAGATCTCACGCACAAAACACTACAACAAGTATTACGGAAAGGCGATTGGCGGTTGAACACGCCTATGCGTCTCCTTTCTCTAGTTGGAACGCCAAATTTTGCCTTTGAATCGCCGACTGTGCTGTAGTGGACACCTGACTAGGCTCTGATCCTTGGAGCTTCTCCCTCGTGATGCATATACTAAATCGTGAACTCATAATAGAGGACAGTCGACTAGGCTCCTCTCTCCAAAAAACCAAACTCAACTTAAGATTTTTTACTTTCACACAACTCCTGACCGTCTCAAAACCATAAATGTGCCGGAACCAAAACATAGAGCAACTCATAATCAACTCGCTCAATTAGCACCCTTTCTTATAGCTCACAAGGGTTGGTGTTGGGTAGTATATTTATGTGTACTTATGTAGTATAAATTTGATTAGGAAAACAgctcattttttcatgttggAGTTTCCTGCATAGGTGATTAGAGacaaatagaagtatatataacATGTTTAAACTTGTAGAGCTGAATTCTTGGGAGCAGAAGCATTTGCGTTATGAATAATGTTAAgcttcataaataaaaaaataatgaataacaAGGCTTGTCAAAAACAATGTTACTAACCCACCAGTATAACACAATTTCCTCATCTGTGTAATAGATTACACAAGTATATTTGGATATTTCAATTTCGGAAGGACAAAGTGTTTAGAAACACGAAGTACATCTagattttaacaaaaaaaattcaagaaattgTCTATTTATCGAGCTTGAAAAACCAATTTAGAACACGACAGTGTCTAGCATGGTACCCAAAGTTTGAACAATGTTGGAGGACATCAAGTTGGAGACATGTTCTTCGAGATGCTTTTTAGCATCTTGCCTTCCCACGTTTGCGATTGCTAGTTTCTCTGGGGGCAATTCGTCTTCCTCTTGTACTGCCTTGTTGTATTTAACAGCAAGATTCAACATTTCCTGCAAATATCAAATGCATGCACTGAGAAATTTAGATAAGCAGCAATCTGAATGACAGTTTCCAGTCATTTGTATATTCTTAAATGCAGCTATATCACAAGTATAAGCAAAATTATTTCTCCAACATAGTCCGTTTCTTTCACTCAATTTGCTACAATTTCACTCAAAAGCTCTCACATTGAAAATAATAACAGAAAATTGATTACGATGGATTGTACAAGACGTGAACATTGTAGTTCATATTCTCACTTGATCCTGAGGTAGTCAGGGTTAATAAATGTTATTGATTTGTAATTTATAACATTGCACATTATAGAGTAGGATTTTTCATCCCCTGCGATTTTGGAACACCAATCAGGTAATCCTAGTTTCAATTTTACATCTAGTATCCCGAGATCTACAAAAAATAAGTGCTCGATGTCTTCAAAGTTCttacaaaaaatcttaaactcatAAATGCCAAAATAAGCAATTAGCCAAGAACTCTATGTTCCTATTCACTCATTTCTTCCAAATTCAAATACTTTTTCACCAAATATAAATTTCCCATTCCTCTCATCATTTTACAGTTTTTACACTCATCCCTCTTGCAAAACTCAATAAGACTAACTTATTGGTTTATACATTTTTTTGTCATCAACTAAACTTTTCAAGATCAAAAGCCATAATTATCCAgtgaatcaaatgaagatgtttGTTCATGAGGGTACCgagtaatttttttaagacCTCGGGGGTGtctaatgaaaatacaaaaccATAGGATACTTGCTGAACTTCACAAAATATAGGGTTATGAAAGATCCCTAATAGTAAATCGGATTCGGTATCTTCACAAGCCATGTGCCTTCAATCAACTTTCAAATTAGAGATGGCCATGGGACGGATTGTACCACTTTCGTCTGGATCGAGTTGTGGGTTGGTTCAAACGGACATGAACTGGCAAAACGTCAAAGTAGCTCTGTGCCAGGTCAatatttgaaaaaagaaaatattaaaagaataaatcgCTTTCTCCTCAGTCTGTGCAGTGTGCATGCCCATCTTCATTTCTCAATTACTCTGCACCTTTCTCCCCTCATACTCTCCTCCATCTTCAATTTTCACCATCTTCGATCTTCGTGTTCACTTCCCCTCAACATCTTTAATCTTCAACTCATCACTCATCACTCATCATCTTTAATCTTCATCTATGATTTCGAGAGAGTCGAAGGAAGCCAGTATGCTACCTCAAACGCTAGCCactcttcctcatcatcagcaCTATCACAAAATTGCATAAGCAGGATTTAAAAAAAGTAAGATTTAAGTCTCAAGATCTCAGCCACCCACATAATTGACCACACACGACAAATAGGGTATGAATCATCATATATAACTTTCAATTCCCCaaatttaacaaatttaaaaccCTATTTCCCTAAATTTAACAGATATGAAAGTCtaaataagttgattttcttttttatttcttattctaGGGTTTTTAAATATTCTTCAGTCTTATTTTGGTGATAGCATGTGGTTCCCAGCAGTTCGATGGTTTATACTGTGGAGGTGGTGGTTTACctttgtaaattttaaaattttctatttacaaTAGCTAGGTCAATCATATGCCAAATTTTTATACTACGTGGTTATTTTTGAATATGTTGCTTGTAAatttgagctttttttgcaATCTAGTTCTGGATCGGGTCGTTTTGGAACCAATTTGCGGTCTGATTTCGATCCAATTTACTTCTTAGTTTTATGACTTCAAACCGGACAGGTAATTACATAGGGTTCAGATCGATTTTTCATTTTACTTCAGGGCCAAAGCACCCATTGGCCACCTCTATTCCAAATCAATAACCATATTTACATTGATTTAAAATGCCTATCAAAGTGAATGTAACCAATTAATCAACTTTCTCCAAAATATCGAAGGTTATATTTAGAGAAAAACTTCCATCACAGATTACTTAACCTTAATGATCTGCAGATGATCAGATACTTCACATTCTACCATCTATTACCTATTATTAGTTCTATCTTCAAAATCGAAGAGAAAGTTCTTTTGCCAGCTTCAGAAAAGCACAGTTCAGGACAATTATGCGAAACTGGCTACTGATAAATTTCTATGTCTTGAAGACTTAAATCATAGCTGACCTGGACAGTCTGTTCGTTGGTTTTGGAATGAGCATCGAATCTCTTGAGTGTCAATCCATCAGTCCATTTCTTTTTGTGAAGGTTTAGTAACATCTTCTCCTCTAATTCATTTTTCCTGTAATTGATGGCTATGGAGTAGTAATGTCGATTCAACCCATGGATCAATGCCTGAAGATCACAGTTTCAATGGAAAGAGAACTAGATAAGAAGTAAAATAAAGTAGCATTTGTATATTCACGCAACATTCTCCTAATTACCTGAATTGATGGTTTGTTGAGATGCCCAAGATTGGATGTTGTTTGACGAGGCTCTTGACCAAGCATCATAGTTTGTGGACTGATCAAACGGAAGGCGTCAATAACAACCTTCCCCTTCACACTTTGTATAGGATCCACCACTACAGCAACAGCTCTTTGATTTAATGCTTCAAAGCTCTGAAATTTTAGGTTAAAGTTAGATgagtttttctaaaaaattggTTCTTGCTTGATCTTTGAGATAAATATACACAAACTGTTAGTGCAAGTGCCACacttaataatgatgatgagttCGATCACTTAATCGAACATGCCTTAGCTTGTACTTTAGAGAAGGACTTTGAGAATGTATCGTATGTGAGTGAATTGAGGTTTCAAACGATCGATGAGGTGATTAATGTGAGGCAAATGAGGCTTCACTAAAGGGATGGaccatgccttgaacgagtCAAGGCATGGGAAGTAGATTGCTCGAACAAGTCAACACGAAAACAAAGTCAGAAAGGGGCTGGAGAGCGGTGCTCGTTCAAGCACAGTGTGCTACATCAAGGCAGTGGGTTTTGAACTGACTGCTTGTTCGAGCACATGCTATGCTCATTCGAGCACTCAACCTTGGACGCTATTTTGGACTATTGAGCTAAAGTGGCATTGTATTCCTTTGGTTAATGCTATGTTAATTgctatgtttattgtcataattAATTGTGGGTGTTaattgtgagtttatggtgattgaTGAGGGAGTTCTAGAATGATgtaagaaacttgagagtgttctttgTTTTAGTATTGAGAtcttgagaggttgttctcCAGATGGGGAGGGTTATTTAAACATTGCATTGTTGAATCCAATTATAAATAAACTTTATTTGAggggggaggtatccaagatacctcataaacaaaTTGTGTCATTTGCTCATTGTTTCTTTGTGTTCATCATCTTGTTTATCATAAGTGTAACCGATTGTAGCTTTCCTTTCACAAACAAATTTCCATAGAACATATACTCCTCACCCATACCCCCTCCCCATGTCCCATTGAATTTGTGGTCTTTCTCATTTTTGGATGTCTCGCAATTTTACTACATTTCTAAAAGTGGGCAAATAGGGCCACATTTTCTCTCCTTTCCTTATCCATATACTTATCCTATCTCATCCACACTCTCGTTTCACTCACTTGTTTGTTTATACCTTTCACGCATTTTTTATCCATTTCACCTAAAGCTTAAAAAAGCATTTGAAAtcaaatatagcaaattcaTCGTAGGAAGTATATTCTTAAGGGAAATTCCATTTGGTAACACCAACTATTTTTGACAAATATTAGcccaatttttttgatataTCCACAAATAACACCAAAGCATAGGTCTGTTACACCACGTGACCTAAACTGTTAAATTGTCGTTAAAAAGGAAAAAGCaacattaaattaataaaataaaaaggaaaaaagctttcttttaaaaaaaacttgcatcatcatt
This Amaranthus tricolor cultivar Red isolate AtriRed21 chromosome 13, ASM2621246v1, whole genome shotgun sequence DNA region includes the following protein-coding sequences:
- the LOC130798245 gene encoding 26S proteasome non-ATPase regulatory subunit 14 homolog, which produces MDRLTRMFAGAGGALGHPLPDSPTLDTSEQVYISSLALLKMLKHGRAGVPMEVMGLMLGEFVDEYTVRVVDVFAMPQSGTGVSVEAVDHVFQTNMLDMLKQTGRPEMVVGWYHSHPGFGCWLSGVDINTQQSFEALNQRAVAVVVDPIQSVKGKVVIDAFRLISPQTMMLGQEPRQTTSNLGHLNKPSIQALIHGLNRHYYSIAINYRKNELEEKMLLNLHKKKWTDGLTLKRFDAHSKTNEQTVQEMLNLAVKYNKAVQEEDELPPEKLAIANVGRQDAKKHLEEHVSNLMSSNIVQTLGTMLDTVVF